A single genomic interval of Plantibacter sp. Leaf314 harbors:
- a CDS encoding ABC transporter substrate-binding protein — protein sequence MFLSTTGSRPRRRTWVVGAVAAAAAALLLSGCSPSSGSSGSASASDTLVAYTGQSGDYQINFNPYSPSQIGGIGTIYESLFFVTNVNTDPYKPLLGTEYTWNDDGTQLSVTVRDGATWSDGKPFTAKDVAFTFDLLLKTPSINTGGFDGTVEATDDTHVVFTWDHPAFVSGPTLLGRTPIVPEHIWKDTDPTTDVMEKPVGTGPYTLGNFKAQAFTLVANPKYWDGEPAVKAVRYLSLSGNTAGADALAAGSIDWQTGPVPDIENVSTTYPGYEAITIPQNQMALLTCSSTALGCAGPQTDPAVRQAIYSALNRDQMNSLAFQNTASDISPTFALTTTQQDLISPAIAEPVAPNTPDTAKAAGLLEGAGWSKGSDGIYEKDGTKLSLTVEVVTGWTDYITAIDTMSQQLKAAGIELKVAQSSWNEWTDKKGKGNYQLAIDSLGQGAASDPYYLYDKYFNSAFTAPVGEIAPQNIARFSDPEVDAALAVLKATNPSDTAARQAQFDIIQAKIVADMPYIPIMTGGTTSEFHSEKFTGWPTLDNLYAFPAIWASPDNAEIFKALKPTGK from the coding sequence ATGTTCCTCAGTACCACGGGCTCCCGGCCCCGTCGCCGCACCTGGGTCGTGGGTGCCGTCGCGGCCGCCGCGGCAGCACTCCTCCTCTCCGGCTGCTCTCCGTCGAGCGGATCGAGCGGTTCGGCCTCAGCGTCCGACACGCTCGTCGCCTACACCGGCCAGTCGGGCGACTACCAGATCAACTTCAACCCGTACTCGCCCTCGCAGATCGGCGGCATCGGCACCATCTACGAGTCGCTCTTCTTCGTGACCAACGTCAACACGGACCCGTACAAGCCGCTCCTCGGCACCGAGTACACGTGGAACGACGACGGCACGCAGTTGTCGGTCACCGTCCGCGACGGCGCGACCTGGTCCGACGGTAAGCCGTTCACCGCGAAGGACGTCGCCTTCACCTTCGACCTCCTGCTGAAGACCCCGTCGATCAACACCGGTGGCTTCGACGGGACCGTGGAGGCGACCGATGACACGCACGTCGTGTTCACCTGGGACCACCCGGCCTTCGTGAGCGGACCGACGCTCCTCGGACGCACCCCGATCGTTCCGGAGCACATCTGGAAGGACACCGACCCGACGACCGACGTCATGGAGAAGCCGGTCGGCACCGGTCCGTACACCCTCGGCAACTTCAAAGCCCAAGCCTTCACGCTGGTCGCGAACCCGAAGTACTGGGACGGCGAGCCGGCCGTGAAGGCGGTCCGCTACCTCTCGCTCTCTGGCAACACCGCGGGCGCCGACGCGCTCGCGGCAGGGTCGATCGACTGGCAGACCGGCCCGGTGCCGGACATCGAGAACGTGTCCACGACCTACCCCGGGTACGAGGCCATCACGATCCCGCAGAACCAGATGGCGCTGCTCACCTGCTCGAGTACCGCGCTCGGCTGCGCCGGCCCGCAGACCGACCCGGCTGTCCGGCAGGCGATCTACTCAGCACTGAACCGCGACCAGATGAACTCGCTCGCCTTCCAGAACACCGCGAGCGACATCTCACCGACCTTCGCGCTGACCACCACCCAGCAGGACCTGATCTCCCCGGCGATCGCCGAGCCCGTCGCGCCGAACACCCCCGACACGGCGAAGGCCGCCGGTCTGCTGGAGGGCGCGGGCTGGTCGAAGGGCTCCGACGGCATCTACGAGAAGGACGGCACGAAGCTGTCGCTCACCGTCGAGGTCGTCACCGGTTGGACCGACTACATCACCGCCATCGACACCATGTCGCAGCAGCTGAAGGCGGCCGGCATCGAGCTCAAGGTGGCGCAGTCCTCGTGGAACGAGTGGACGGACAAGAAGGGCAAGGGCAACTACCAGCTCGCGATCGACTCCCTCGGTCAGGGTGCCGCTTCCGACCCGTACTACCTGTACGACAAGTACTTCAACTCCGCGTTCACGGCACCCGTCGGTGAGATCGCGCCGCAGAACATCGCCCGCTTCAGCGACCCAGAGGTCGACGCCGCGCTGGCCGTCCTGAAGGCGACCAACCCGAGCGACACCGCGGCACGTCAAGCGCAGTTCGACATCATCCAGGCGAAGATCGTCGCGGACATGCCGTACATCCCGATCATGACCGGAGGGACGACCAGCGAGTTCCACAGTGAGAAGTTCACCGGCTGGCCGACGCTCGACAACCTGTACGCCTTCCCCGCGATCTGGGCATCTCCGGACAACGCGGAGATCTTCAAGGCACTGAAGCCGACGGGGAAGTGA
- a CDS encoding alpha-galactosidase translates to MTDLLDTQLHGDDAETRPSSAHPVVLRRDGVSLVIDTGGHDAGAHSRATLPTVLHWGADVGDLSPAAMLDLATALSRRSGEETVDASWQASILPGEGDAWAGRPGVQLRRDGVPLYPRWSNVEPVAAADGTTLTTIAHDPTNALKLTSTIAIEAGGVVTLTHSLERTHADARASSTLTVDWLEATLPVPKSVDHLTTFAGRWTREKVPSTSRMPRGSTVRQTRRGRGGHDAPNISIASVDAPRDRLGELWAVHLGWSADCTYRNDRLAEAVDLIGAGELLRAGEIELAPGTSYTTPTTYFGWSDAGLDGLSQRFHRFERARPSHPRAPRPLVLNTWEAVYFHHDPAFLHELAAIAADVGVERFVLDDGWFLGRRDDTRGLGDWFVDRDVWPDGLGPLAARVHELGMEFGLWFEPEMINLDSDLARAHPEWLLHAPDHFPTPEGISWRSQFVLDIAREDAYAYILDRLHRLVGELGIDFIKWDHNRDLVEATHDGRPGTHQQTRALYRLMAELKALHPGLEIESCSSGGARSDLGILSVADRVWASDSNDPVERQDIQRWTQLLLAPELVGGHVGPTTAHSSGRTTALSFRLATSLMGSAGFEWNIAECTPEERVVITRWAALYKELRHVIHTGTAVHADVRDPALRVVGAVSEDRSEAVYTIASIATLEDSLPERIRLHGLDTTADYRIRVRDEIGRTSHGFATPEWITAGDVTLPGSVLDSIGLQIPPLWPAQALVLHVTRA, encoded by the coding sequence ATGACAGACCTCCTGGACACGCAGCTTCACGGCGATGACGCCGAAACTCGACCCAGCTCCGCGCACCCCGTCGTCCTCCGGCGAGACGGCGTCTCCCTCGTCATCGACACCGGCGGTCACGATGCAGGCGCGCACAGCCGCGCGACCTTGCCGACCGTCCTGCACTGGGGAGCGGACGTCGGCGACCTCTCACCTGCGGCGATGCTCGACCTCGCCACAGCGCTCAGCCGACGATCCGGCGAGGAAACGGTGGACGCCTCATGGCAGGCTTCGATCCTGCCGGGTGAAGGCGACGCCTGGGCCGGTCGACCAGGTGTCCAGCTGAGACGCGACGGCGTGCCGCTGTACCCCCGCTGGTCGAACGTCGAGCCCGTCGCGGCCGCCGACGGGACCACGCTCACGACGATCGCACACGACCCGACGAACGCTCTAAAGCTGACCTCCACCATCGCCATCGAGGCGGGAGGCGTGGTCACGCTCACCCACTCCCTCGAACGGACACACGCGGACGCCCGAGCGTCGAGCACCCTGACCGTGGACTGGTTGGAAGCCACCCTGCCGGTCCCCAAGTCCGTCGACCACCTGACCACCTTCGCCGGGCGTTGGACGCGGGAGAAGGTGCCCAGCACGAGTCGAATGCCGCGCGGCTCCACCGTGCGGCAGACCCGACGCGGTCGCGGTGGCCACGACGCACCGAACATCTCCATCGCCTCGGTCGACGCTCCCCGGGACCGGCTCGGCGAACTGTGGGCGGTCCACCTCGGTTGGAGCGCCGACTGCACCTACCGCAACGACCGTCTCGCCGAAGCAGTCGACCTCATCGGTGCGGGCGAACTGCTCCGTGCCGGAGAGATCGAACTCGCTCCGGGCACAAGCTACACGACGCCGACCACCTACTTCGGCTGGTCCGATGCCGGCCTGGACGGACTCTCGCAGCGTTTCCACCGATTCGAGCGGGCACGTCCCAGTCATCCGCGCGCTCCCCGACCACTCGTCCTCAACACCTGGGAGGCGGTCTACTTCCACCACGACCCGGCCTTCCTCCACGAGCTCGCGGCGATCGCTGCGGACGTCGGCGTGGAACGCTTCGTCCTCGACGACGGCTGGTTCCTCGGCCGCCGGGACGACACCCGCGGTCTCGGCGACTGGTTCGTCGACCGCGACGTCTGGCCGGACGGTCTCGGCCCCCTCGCAGCTCGGGTGCACGAGCTTGGGATGGAGTTCGGCCTGTGGTTCGAACCCGAGATGATCAACCTCGACTCCGACCTGGCGCGGGCACATCCGGAATGGTTGCTCCACGCACCGGATCACTTCCCGACACCCGAGGGGATCTCGTGGCGCAGCCAGTTCGTCCTCGACATCGCCCGCGAGGACGCCTACGCGTACATCCTTGACCGCCTGCACCGTCTGGTCGGCGAGCTGGGCATCGACTTCATCAAGTGGGACCACAACCGCGATCTCGTCGAGGCGACGCACGACGGGCGACCGGGTACGCATCAACAGACGCGCGCCCTGTACCGCCTGATGGCCGAGCTCAAAGCGCTGCACCCCGGTCTCGAGATCGAGTCCTGCTCCTCCGGCGGCGCGCGCAGCGACCTCGGCATCCTGAGCGTCGCAGACCGCGTCTGGGCGAGTGATTCGAACGATCCGGTCGAACGACAGGACATCCAGCGCTGGACGCAGCTGCTCCTGGCGCCGGAACTCGTCGGAGGTCACGTCGGTCCGACCACGGCGCACTCGTCGGGAAGGACCACGGCGCTGTCGTTCCGCCTCGCGACCAGCCTGATGGGATCGGCGGGGTTCGAATGGAACATCGCGGAGTGCACCCCCGAGGAACGCGTCGTGATCACCCGCTGGGCCGCGCTCTACAAGGAGCTGCGACACGTGATCCACACCGGCACCGCCGTCCACGCGGATGTCCGCGATCCCGCGCTCCGCGTCGTCGGAGCGGTGTCCGAGGACCGCTCGGAAGCCGTCTACACCATCGCCAGCATCGCCACGCTGGAGGACTCCCTGCCCGAACGCATCAGACTCCATGGACTCGACACGACGGCCGACTACCGGATCCGGGTCCGCGACGAGATCGGACGGACGAGCCATGGATTCGCCACCCCGGAGTGGATCACCGCCGGAGACGTGACACTGCCCGGCTCGGTCCTGGACTCGATCGGCCTGCAGATCCCCCCACTGTGGCCGGCACAGGCGCTCGTCCTCCACGTCACACGGGCCTGA
- a CDS encoding glycoside hydrolase family 2 protein: MAYLPLHSDWTLTALAGPVPNAVRDVTVAASVPGCVHLDLHAHGLIADPFDGDNEAAQQWIGSTVWRYETTFHWSADQAERHDLVALGLDTVASIELNGRLIAETENQHRSYRFDVGPHLRTGENRLTITFAAPVDEAEARSAAHGARPHVNHHPYNALRKAASNFGWDWGIDVATSGIWRPIGIESWSGVRIDSVRPLVDLADHEDGLAGVLDARISLDWATPSRADSERVRLRVAVGGVEDTVSVEPGVAEVRVTLAVPDVDVWWPRGHGGQPLYDVEVDVVGEEWAGASTAHWHSRIGFRTVRIDTVPDDHGSPFDIVVNGEPIQIRGANWIPDHAFVTEIDRDRYRRRVADAVEANMNLLRVWGGGIYESDDFYDACDEAGVLVWQDFLFACAAYAEEEWLAAEVEAEAREAITRLSPHPSLVVWNGNNENIWGYVEWGWRTELQGRTWGNGYYRELLPALIAELDPTRPYSPASPYSFEEYLHPNDAANGTMHIWDVWNRLDYAEFRRHQPRFASEFGFQGPPAWSTLVGVVHDESLDPYGPQMLVHQKAEDGNLKLERGLRGHLPEPRTIEEWHWATQLNQAAAIRFGIEHFRSLAPLNTGVIVWQLNDNWPVVSWAAIDFAEHRKPLWFALRAVYEPRLATFQPAEGGLELVVLNDTADAWTGEVLLHRRTFDGTVRATAAVQASVAARGSARVIVPAGVEAVVDRRTEVITASLAGFATAIHNPSEVVDQALDADPVSTEVVVDVDDPGRYLVTVTARSFVRDITLLVDRVDASARVDRGMVTLLPGEQAIFRVTARAGLEPSAFVAEEVLRHANGLHAGR; encoded by the coding sequence ATGGCTTACCTCCCGCTTCATTCCGATTGGACCCTCACCGCTCTCGCCGGACCGGTGCCGAACGCGGTCCGTGACGTGACCGTCGCCGCGTCGGTCCCCGGTTGCGTGCACCTTGATCTCCACGCCCACGGACTCATCGCCGACCCGTTCGACGGGGACAACGAGGCGGCCCAGCAGTGGATCGGGAGCACGGTTTGGCGCTATGAGACGACCTTCCACTGGAGTGCCGACCAGGCGGAGCGTCACGATCTGGTGGCGCTCGGCCTCGACACCGTCGCCTCGATCGAGTTGAACGGCAGGCTCATTGCGGAGACCGAGAATCAGCATCGGAGCTACCGTTTCGACGTCGGTCCGCACCTTCGCACGGGCGAGAACCGACTGACGATCACCTTCGCGGCTCCTGTCGACGAGGCGGAGGCGAGATCCGCGGCGCACGGAGCCAGGCCGCATGTGAACCATCATCCCTACAACGCGCTGCGGAAGGCCGCATCGAACTTCGGCTGGGACTGGGGGATCGACGTCGCGACCAGCGGTATCTGGCGACCGATCGGCATCGAGAGCTGGTCGGGAGTCCGGATCGACTCCGTCCGCCCGCTCGTCGACCTGGCGGACCATGAAGACGGCCTGGCTGGCGTCCTGGATGCGCGCATCAGCTTGGACTGGGCCACGCCGTCCCGCGCGGATTCCGAGCGTGTACGACTCCGGGTCGCCGTCGGTGGGGTCGAGGACACCGTGTCCGTCGAGCCGGGCGTCGCCGAGGTGCGGGTCACCCTCGCCGTTCCGGATGTGGACGTCTGGTGGCCGAGGGGTCACGGTGGACAGCCCCTCTACGACGTCGAGGTCGACGTCGTCGGCGAGGAGTGGGCGGGCGCATCGACGGCGCACTGGCACTCGCGCATCGGCTTCCGGACGGTGCGGATCGACACGGTGCCGGACGACCACGGTTCGCCGTTCGACATCGTCGTCAACGGCGAGCCGATCCAGATCCGTGGCGCGAACTGGATCCCGGACCACGCCTTCGTCACGGAGATCGACCGCGACCGATACCGACGCCGCGTCGCCGACGCGGTGGAGGCGAACATGAACCTCCTGCGCGTCTGGGGTGGCGGGATCTACGAGTCCGACGACTTCTACGACGCCTGCGATGAGGCGGGCGTCCTCGTCTGGCAGGACTTCCTGTTCGCGTGTGCTGCGTATGCCGAGGAGGAGTGGCTCGCGGCCGAAGTCGAGGCGGAGGCGCGCGAGGCGATCACCAGACTCAGCCCCCACCCGTCCCTCGTGGTCTGGAACGGCAACAACGAGAACATCTGGGGATACGTCGAGTGGGGGTGGCGGACCGAGCTCCAGGGACGCACCTGGGGGAACGGGTACTATCGCGAACTCCTCCCCGCCCTCATCGCCGAGCTCGACCCGACTCGTCCCTATTCGCCTGCGAGCCCGTACTCCTTCGAGGAGTACCTGCATCCGAACGACGCCGCGAACGGCACCATGCACATCTGGGACGTGTGGAACCGACTCGACTACGCCGAGTTCCGCCGGCACCAGCCGCGATTCGCCTCGGAGTTCGGGTTCCAAGGGCCACCCGCGTGGTCGACGCTCGTCGGGGTCGTCCACGATGAATCGCTCGACCCCTACGGGCCTCAGATGCTGGTGCATCAGAAAGCGGAGGACGGCAACCTGAAACTCGAACGCGGCCTGCGCGGACATCTGCCCGAGCCCCGCACGATCGAGGAATGGCACTGGGCCACCCAGCTCAACCAAGCGGCGGCGATCCGGTTCGGAATCGAGCACTTCCGTTCGCTCGCACCCCTGAACACCGGCGTCATCGTCTGGCAACTGAACGACAATTGGCCAGTCGTCTCCTGGGCAGCCATCGACTTCGCCGAACATCGCAAACCGCTCTGGTTCGCGCTCCGGGCGGTCTACGAGCCACGTCTCGCGACGTTCCAGCCCGCCGAGGGAGGTCTGGAACTCGTGGTGCTGAACGACACCGCCGACGCGTGGACGGGGGAGGTGCTCCTCCACCGGAGGACGTTCGACGGGACCGTCCGGGCCACCGCGGCCGTGCAGGCGTCGGTCGCAGCGCGTGGGTCGGCACGGGTGATCGTCCCGGCCGGTGTCGAAGCGGTGGTGGACAGGCGCACCGAGGTCATCACCGCGTCCCTCGCGGGATTCGCGACCGCGATCCACAATCCCTCGGAGGTCGTCGATCAAGCACTCGACGCTGACCCGGTGTCGACCGAGGTGGTCGTGGACGTCGACGATCCGGGTCGTTACCTCGTGACCGTCACCGCGAGGAGCTTCGTCAGGGACATCACGCTCCTGGTCGACCGCGTCGACGCTTCGGCCCGCGTCGATCGAGGCATGGTGACACTGCTCCCGGGCGAACAGGCGATCTTCCGTGTGACGGCGCGCGCTGGTCTCGAGCCGTCGGCGTTCGTCGCCGAGGAGGTCCTGCGTCACGCGAACGGCCTGCACGCCGGACGCTGA
- a CDS encoding ROK family transcriptional regulator, whose amino-acid sequence MTETRLSTNAPHRWPHLADAERGALRELLIHGPLPRAEIARRLDVSRASLTRATRVLMEQAMVTEGETALRGAMGRPSEMLVVRGDAHHFLGVKLTGDAVFAVVTDLSAQIVASAEEPLVSTSVSDTVDQIGRLYDRFAVEFDDIRAAGICLAGDLARIDGRQIVLASYFLKWRDVPLAELLGQRLGIPVTADNDVHALTASQHWFGAGAGSDSLALITIGAGIGFGLIVDGRVVTGHSGRAGRFDHLIVDSTGSTCGLGHHGCASVYLTSESIVRAVGREGVDYAGAVSLARAGDATALRAFESAGRALGVIIGTIINGLDPERVVLTGDGLAVLEIAGTEVRRTIEAIRLPNDAPARLEVLPFEFTEWARAGAVAAIRTILRF is encoded by the coding sequence GTGACGGAGACTCGTCTGTCCACGAACGCTCCACACCGGTGGCCGCACCTTGCGGACGCCGAACGCGGCGCCCTCCGCGAACTCCTCATCCACGGCCCGCTCCCCCGCGCCGAGATCGCGCGACGCCTCGACGTGTCCCGAGCGAGCCTGACCCGCGCGACCCGGGTGCTTATGGAGCAGGCGATGGTCACGGAAGGCGAGACAGCCCTGCGCGGCGCCATGGGTCGGCCGAGTGAGATGCTCGTCGTCCGTGGCGACGCTCACCATTTCCTCGGGGTGAAGCTGACCGGCGATGCCGTGTTCGCGGTCGTGACGGATCTCAGTGCGCAGATCGTCGCGAGCGCGGAGGAACCATTGGTGTCCACGTCCGTCTCCGACACCGTGGACCAGATCGGCCGGCTGTACGACCGATTCGCCGTGGAGTTCGACGACATCCGCGCCGCCGGAATCTGCCTCGCCGGAGACCTCGCCCGGATCGACGGCCGTCAGATCGTCCTCGCCTCCTACTTCCTCAAGTGGCGGGACGTGCCGCTCGCCGAGCTGCTCGGCCAGCGGTTGGGCATCCCGGTGACGGCCGACAACGACGTCCACGCACTGACCGCCTCGCAGCACTGGTTCGGCGCGGGCGCAGGATCGGACTCACTGGCCCTCATCACGATCGGCGCCGGCATCGGATTCGGCCTGATCGTCGACGGCCGCGTCGTCACCGGCCACAGCGGACGTGCCGGTCGCTTCGACCACCTGATCGTCGATTCCACCGGCTCGACCTGCGGGCTCGGGCATCACGGTTGCGCAAGCGTCTATCTCACGAGCGAGTCCATCGTGAGAGCGGTGGGCCGCGAGGGCGTCGACTATGCGGGAGCAGTCTCGCTCGCCCGCGCGGGTGACGCGACCGCACTGCGGGCGTTCGAATCAGCCGGCCGAGCCCTGGGCGTCATCATCGGGACGATCATCAACGGACTCGATCCGGAACGGGTCGTCCTGACCGGCGATGGTCTCGCCGTCCTGGAAATCGCGGGCACTGAGGTGCGTCGGACGATCGAAGCGATTCGACTTCCGAACGACGCACCAGCGCGGTTGGAGGTCCTCCCGTTCGAGTTCACCGAGTGGGCTCGTGCGGGTGCTGTGGCAGCGATCCGGACGATCCTCCGGTTCTGA
- a CDS encoding acyl-CoA thioesterase: MSVGSSGSAARAEQAQGITFHSRRWVRPEDLNAHGSLFGGSLLRWIDEEAAIYAILQLGNPRAVTKYISEIDFVSSALQGDLIEMGLRATAFGRTSLTMRAEVRNMVSRRSILTIERIVFVSLDEDGHPVPHGYTATTYDRDRLPASPASR; this comes from the coding sequence GTGAGTGTCGGGTCGAGTGGCTCTGCAGCGCGGGCGGAGCAGGCGCAGGGGATCACCTTCCATTCGCGTCGCTGGGTCCGTCCGGAGGATCTCAATGCACACGGGAGTCTGTTCGGCGGCAGTCTGCTGCGCTGGATCGACGAGGAGGCGGCTATCTACGCGATCCTGCAGCTCGGGAACCCGCGGGCGGTGACGAAGTACATCTCCGAGATCGATTTCGTCTCCTCTGCGCTCCAGGGGGACCTCATCGAGATGGGGCTCCGCGCGACCGCCTTCGGCCGGACCTCGCTCACGATGCGGGCAGAGGTGCGAAACATGGTCTCCCGACGGAGCATCCTCACGATCGAACGGATCGTGTTCGTGAGTCTCGACGAGGATGGGCACCCGGTACCGCATGGGTACACCGCGACGACTTACGACCGTGATCGGCTTCCCGCATCACCGGCGTCCCGGTAA
- a CDS encoding transaldolase family protein: MRLLQGGVKTCPDNIRAFQMVGMSGRSELVRRLSGHTVKNWIGSTYCVAAAPAIAHSTSGGISMTDTLTTADTLPLAVAAASTPTSLWNDSADPDELARSIAFGAVGATCNPVIALAVISQNLDVWAPRIAELAVEFPTAGEAELGWKVVEELSIQAAVLLEPAFRESNGRNGRLSIQTDPRLHRDADALVEQAVRFSALAENIIVKIPATAVGIRAIEEATYRGVSINATVSFTVAQAVAVAEAIERGLDRRAAEGLPDWEFGSVVTIMGGRLDDWLKASVAKDRILIDPGYLEWAGVAALKEAHRIFTERGYRSRILSAAFRNHLQWSELVGGDLVISPPFDWQLRINENLIPVDPHRIDVPVAQHIVDALLERVPEFRRAYLVDGMSIDEFDDFGATRRTLRQFLEADAKLDALVRDILLPVI, encoded by the coding sequence ATGAGGCTCCTTCAGGGTGGAGTGAAAACTTGTCCTGACAATATCAGGGCTTTCCAAATGGTGGGTATGTCAGGTCGCAGTGAGTTGGTTCGCAGATTGTCAGGACATACTGTCAAAAATTGGATAGGCTCGACGTACTGCGTCGCCGCAGCTCCGGCGATCGCCCACTCGACTTCCGGAGGCATTTCGATGACCGACACACTCACCACAGCCGACACCCTTCCGCTCGCCGTTGCAGCCGCCTCGACGCCGACAAGTCTGTGGAACGACTCCGCGGACCCTGACGAACTCGCCAGGTCGATCGCGTTCGGTGCGGTCGGCGCGACCTGCAACCCGGTCATCGCGCTCGCCGTGATCTCCCAGAACCTCGACGTGTGGGCGCCGCGGATCGCTGAACTTGCTGTCGAGTTCCCGACGGCAGGGGAGGCCGAGCTCGGCTGGAAGGTGGTCGAGGAGCTGTCGATCCAGGCCGCCGTGCTCCTCGAGCCGGCGTTCCGGGAAAGCAACGGCCGCAACGGTCGGCTGTCGATCCAGACCGATCCACGCCTGCACCGAGACGCTGACGCGCTCGTCGAGCAGGCCGTTCGATTCTCGGCGCTGGCCGAGAACATCATCGTGAAGATCCCCGCGACCGCGGTCGGTATCCGCGCGATCGAGGAAGCGACCTATCGAGGCGTCAGCATCAACGCGACGGTCTCGTTCACGGTGGCGCAGGCCGTCGCGGTCGCCGAGGCGATCGAGCGCGGTCTCGATCGACGGGCCGCTGAGGGACTGCCGGACTGGGAGTTCGGCTCCGTCGTCACCATCATGGGCGGGCGCCTCGACGACTGGCTGAAGGCGTCCGTCGCGAAGGACCGCATCCTCATCGATCCCGGCTACCTCGAGTGGGCGGGCGTGGCCGCGTTGAAGGAGGCGCACAGGATCTTCACCGAACGCGGCTACCGGTCGAGGATCCTCTCCGCCGCCTTCCGTAACCACCTGCAGTGGTCCGAGCTGGTCGGCGGTGACCTTGTCATCTCTCCGCCGTTCGACTGGCAGCTGCGCATCAACGAGAACCTGATCCCCGTGGACCCGCACCGCATCGATGTGCCGGTCGCGCAACACATCGTGGATGCGCTCCTGGAACGCGTCCCCGAATTCCGGCGGGCATACCTGGTGGATGGCATGTCCATTGATGAGTTCGACGATTTCGGCGCCACACGCCGGACGTTGCGTCAGTTCCTCGAAGCCGATGCCAAGCTCGACGCGCTGGTGCGGGACATCCTCCTGCCGGTGATCTGA
- a CDS encoding GntR family transcriptional regulator: MAQLEQTLPVELFLDLDRSGPVPLYYQIATRLEQAIHDETLPAGSRLENEVALGNRLGLSRPTIRRAIQELVDKGLLVRRRGIGTQVVHGKVTRNVELTSLFEDLERTGQKPETDILSAEVTTADEKVADALGVSAGSPIVHIKRLRRADGVPLAILENFLPEDLTDLDLGALEHHGLYQLLRARGVTMRVAKQRIGAREATGAESEMLDVRKGGALLTMSRTAFDNSGRAVEFGQHVYRPDLYSFEVTLVDR, translated from the coding sequence ATGGCACAGCTCGAGCAGACGCTCCCCGTCGAACTCTTCCTCGACCTCGACCGCTCGGGTCCGGTCCCGCTCTACTACCAGATCGCGACCCGGCTCGAGCAAGCAATCCACGATGAGACGTTGCCGGCGGGATCGCGTCTCGAGAACGAGGTCGCGCTGGGCAATCGCCTCGGACTCTCCCGCCCCACGATCCGTCGAGCCATTCAGGAACTCGTGGACAAGGGCCTCCTCGTTCGTCGCCGCGGCATCGGCACACAGGTCGTCCACGGCAAGGTCACGCGGAACGTCGAACTCACGAGCTTGTTCGAGGATCTCGAGCGTACGGGCCAGAAACCGGAGACCGACATCCTCTCGGCCGAGGTCACAACGGCGGACGAGAAGGTCGCGGACGCCCTCGGCGTGTCGGCCGGTAGCCCGATCGTCCACATCAAACGGCTGCGCCGGGCGGACGGTGTCCCGCTGGCGATCCTCGAGAACTTCCTCCCCGAGGACCTCACCGACCTCGACCTCGGAGCCCTCGAGCACCACGGTCTCTATCAACTCCTCCGAGCACGCGGCGTCACGATGCGCGTGGCCAAGCAGCGGATCGGCGCGAGGGAGGCGACGGGGGCGGAGAGTGAGATGCTCGACGTCCGGAAGGGCGGCGCTCTCCTGACGATGTCGCGGACCGCCTTCGACAACTCCGGTCGGGCGGTCGAGTTCGGCCAGCACGTCTACCGACCCGACCTGTACTCCTTCGAGGTCACCCTCGTCGACCGGTAA
- a CDS encoding tautomerase family protein, translating to MPLVRIDLTAGRDAANVREIADAIHEAIVSVYGIPPRDRFQIVTEHLAGQIIAEDAGLGFERSGGVVMIQIFTQRGRSDETKQALYAAVAGHLSEVGVDGADVFIGYVENGPQDWSFGFGRAQYLSGELAVPAR from the coding sequence ATGCCGCTCGTCAGGATCGACCTCACCGCCGGCCGTGATGCCGCGAACGTCCGAGAGATCGCAGACGCCATCCACGAGGCGATCGTGTCCGTGTACGGGATTCCGCCCCGTGATCGCTTCCAGATCGTGACCGAACATCTGGCCGGTCAGATCATCGCCGAGGATGCGGGGCTCGGTTTCGAGCGCTCCGGCGGCGTCGTCATGATCCAGATCTTCACCCAGCGCGGTCGAAGCGACGAGACCAAGCAGGCGCTCTACGCGGCTGTAGCCGGGCATCTCTCCGAGGTCGGCGTCGACGGCGCGGACGTCTTCATCGGCTACGTCGAGAACGGGCCGCAAGACTGGTCCTTCGGCTTCGGTCGCGCACAGTACCTGAGCGGCGAGCTCGCCGTTCCGGCGCGCTGA